From Coffea arabica cultivar ET-39 chromosome 2e, Coffea Arabica ET-39 HiFi, whole genome shotgun sequence, the proteins below share one genomic window:
- the LOC113732132 gene encoding cytochrome P450 87A3, with protein MLFACAIIALIVILFSHWVYRWRNPKCNGVLPPGSMGLPILGETIQYFTPYASDDVPPFVQKRVARYGPIFRTSIVGQPIVVSTDADVNYRVFQQEGNAFQIWYTESLFQIIGKQSVVAHHGDFHKYLKSLTFKFVSPEALRERLIYEMDDSTQESLSSWSKLGKLDARDGTAELVFKYAAKKMLGYDESRDRQKLRDSYKAFMDGLISFPLNIPGTPFHACLQGRKKAMKVIHDIFEKKRSGNNGATNDYDFADHLLEEIKKEDTFLNEEIARDLVFLFLFAAHETTSTSLTVALRYLNTHPRVMAELKREHENILEKREAKDSGVSWKEYKSMTFTHMVINETVRLANIAPGILRKVVKEVDVKGYTIPAGWTIMVCAPAVHLDPNLYENPLEFNPWRWEGKELHVGSKSFMAFAGGTRLCVGADYAKVQMSLFLHYLVTQYTWRVLPGAERIRTPTGIQFPKGLPIEISKNK; from the exons ATGTTGTTTGCTTGTGCTATCATTGCTCTTATTGTTATACTTTTCAGCCACTGGGTATATAGGTGGAGAAACCCCAAGTGTAACGGGGTATTACCACCAGGTTCGATGGGACTACCAATTTTAGGAGAAACAATTCAGTACTTCACCCCTTATGCATCAGATGATGTTCCACCGTTCGTACAAAAAAGAGTGGCCAG GTACGGGCCAATTTTTCGCACGAGTATAGTTGGGCAGCCAATCGTTGTATCAACTGATGCTGATGTTAACTACCGTGTCTTCCAGCAAGAAGGTAATGCTTTCCAAATTTGGTATACTGAGAGTCTCTTCCAGATAATTGGGAAACAAAGTGTAGTTGCCCATCATGGAGACTTCCACAAGTACCTCAAGAGCTTAACGTTCAAGTTTGTTAGCCCCGAAGCCTTAAGAGAGAGGCTAATATATGAAATGGATGACAGCACTCAAGAATCTCTAAGTTCTTGGAGTAAACTTGGAAAATTAGATGCTAGAGATGGAACTGCAGAG TTGGTATTTAAATATGCTGCCAAGAAGATGCTTGGCTATGACGAAAGCAGGGATCGGCAAAAATTGAGAGACAGTTATAAGGCATTCATGGATGGCTTGATCTCATTTCCTCTCAACATCCCGGGAACACCGTTCCATGCTTGCTTACAA GGACGTAAGAAAGCAATGAAGGTCATCCACGACATCTTTGAGAAGAAGCGCTCAGGCAATAATGGCGCTACGAATGACTATGACTTTGCGGACCATTTACTCGaggaaataaagaaagaagacacttttttgaatgaagaaattgcGAGGGACTtggtatttttgtttttatttgctGCCCATGAAACGACTTCAACATCTTTGACTGTGGCCTTGAGGTATCTAAATACCCATCCACGAGTTATGGCTGAACTAAAG AGAGAGCACGAAAATATTCTTGAAAAGCGAGAAGCAAAAGATTCCGGTGTTTCATGGAAAGAGTACAAATCTATGACTTTCACACATATG GTTATCAATGAAACGGTTAGACTTGCAAATATTGCCCCTGGGATTTTGCGCAAAGTTGTCAAGGAAGTTGATGTAAAAG GGTATACAATTCCTGCTGGCTGGACGATAATGGTTTGTGCACCAGCTGTTCATTTGGATCCTAATCTATATGAAAACCCCCTTGAATTTAACCCATGGCGATGGGAG GGCAAAGAATTACACGTGGGATCAAAAAGTTTCATGGCATTTGCTGGTGGTACGAGGCTTTGTGTTGGTGCTGACTATGCAAAGGTGCAGATGTCACTTTTTCTGCATTACTTGGTCACACAATACAC CTGGAGAGTTCTTCCTGGAGCTGAGAGAATCCGGACACCTACTGGTATCCAATTCCCCAAGGGATTGCCTATTGAGATTTCCAAGAACAAATAG